The genomic window taaaggaaaggagagcagGTGTATGTAGCTGGCGCACAtgacagggaggaggaggaggaaggcagcGGACGCCCTTCCCCTTACTCTTCCAAGTGCTTGCGTAAAATAGATGACATTAAGTTCCACTCGCTCGACTCGGGGCCGTAGAGTCCCGTTCCCAGCGCCCGCAGAGGTAAAATAGACTCACTATTTTCCGCCTCCCCTGACATCTTCtgtagcacacacacaaagaaacaCGTGGGAAGGACAAGGACGCATGCCTCCTCCAAGCAGAGGGCGACGCACGTGCGCTCGTCGCTGAGGTTGAGGTCTGTGTTGATGTTCCGCCGCTTCATGATGAGCTTCTCTTCACACTTCTTTATACGCGCCTCCCgcttcgccgcagcagcactgccctcCGGTACCCTGGAGTTGTGGCGGGAGCCGCGTGCTGCGTCATTGCCGTGCCCCGGCaccggcacagcagcactgccgtccCGCAAGCggccctccgcccctcctATCGGCAGGTGGAACTCCTCCTGCTCTGCCATGGTGATGTGGTGCGCCAAAGTGCTCTTCCCAGGCACAAAGCCAGGCAGCGACTTCCGCAGCATGTACAGATTGCACCCAGGCACGATCACAAGTCCAGTGTCGAAGTTCCACCCCGTGTAGTGGTAGgtcaggcgctgcgcaggagagcgcagctgcgcttgcgCGGTGCGGCTCACAGTCTCCTGAACGCTCAGACGAATACTGCGAAGCAGGATCAGCGGAATCAGCGCCGACTGCGTAGGGTCCACGGCGCCGAGCAGTNNNNTTNNNNNNNNNNNNNNNNNNNNNNNNNNNNNNNNNNNNNNNNNNNNNNNNNNNNNNNNNNNNNNNNNNNNNNNNNNNNNNNNNNNNNNNNNNNNNNNNNNNNATTTGTTTTCTCTCCGGTGTGTTCAGGTGAAGCAAACCCCACCAGTGGCCGGTTCGATGCCTGCCTCAGGCGCGAGATGGGTGCAATGTGGTGGTGCGGggcaagcagagagagagaatccCCGGGGAGACAGGGGGTGAGCCCTGCGGCCTGGAGGCCAGAACGAGCAGAGAACGTCGACGTCCAGCGAAGTGGCCCGCTCATGCGCATTTTACAGGCCTCTGAGGTGGACGTTATGTTACTAGACGCTTTCGAATCCTTCAGCTGCTATCGGCGATGGTGGGGTACACCTCACCAGGATACCAAGGTCCTACACCCCCTCTGTAAGAGAGAGGTCAGGCAGCCCCTATTCTTGCCAAATGCCGAGCCCCCTCAGGTGGTGGAAAGACCCAGCATTCACAACGTAGGGGAGATAAGAGCGACGCATCGCTGTGGATGCCAGCGGTCAGGTCGTGAAGTGTGTTGCGTCGGAGTGAACTGCGGCAGTGAGCACGTTTGCATCACCCATGTGATGGACAGGGTGTCAGTGTGACTGAAGCATATCTCATCCAGCCCTCACTGCCTGCTAGTGGGGAGCCTGaatcgccccccccccccccgagggatgcaccacaTGGCGAGCGGCATAATGGAAacggcggtgaggcgacCAGCGAGGCTGGGTACGTCGCTGGAGGTTGAAGGAGGGACCGTGC from Leishmania braziliensis MHOM/BR/75/M2904 complete genome, chromosome 31 includes these protein-coding regions:
- a CDS encoding putative sodium stibogluconate resistance protein, whose amino-acid sequence is MLRKSLPGFVPGKSTLAHHITMAEQEEFHLPIGGAEGRLRDGSAAVPVPGHGNDAARGSRHNSRVPEGSAAAAKREARIKKCEEKLIMKRRNINTDLNLSDERTCVALCLEEACVLVLPTCFFVCVLQKMSGEAENSESILPLRALGTGLYGPESSEWNLMSSILRKHLEE